A segment of the Anopheles cruzii chromosome 2, idAnoCruzAS_RS32_06, whole genome shotgun sequence genome:
TATGCTAATTGCTTCTAAACATTCGGTATTAATTTTGAAGCAGATCCATGATTGGTACACTTacattattaaatttaataaaaacaatgaaatAGGTCGAAATGAACTTTCCTACGTTGAATGTTGcacgagcataaaaatgaagcaatcaggcaaaacaaacaatccgtCCATTTCATAACCGTTCGAGTCGGCGGGATCACTTCTCTGATGGCGTGTCGATTCCTGCTATTGCATGCATTTGCATATATTAATCCACCCGTTgccgaagcaaacaaacaaacgaagcaaacTGACAAAGTaaggcaaataaattattcaccaaaCGTTGCGCGTTACGCGGCTCTACATTTCTCTTCCTTTAGGGCTTCCGTGGACGGTGTAGAACGAAGGAAATCAAATTTCCTTCGTCCATCTTCCCTTTTCGGTGATATCGCGCCGATCAAAGTAGTCCAGCGCACGTATTGCTGATTGAATTGTGTTCTTTTACGATGTAGAACTTTTCCCATAGAGACCAAATTGAGTTCCTGTGAAGCTGCTTGGGCTGCACAGTTTTGGTATTTGTTACGCTGACTGACCCGTCGTCGGACAAAGTTGAACACAATGGGAAGTTGTTCGACTATTTTACTCTTACACAGCACCCGCTCTTCTGAGACGTCATTAGCTGACAATTGCTGGCAATTGACAAGCGAATAATAAGCTATTCTTAATTGGCAATTCCTTCGAATGATCACCAATGAGCAAGTCTGGCGCATAATCTTTGACTTCCCAAAGACCTTCCACTACCAGCACAATCAATCATCGAGCAATCGATAGGCGTAACATAACTGTCTTCATTAACCTAATTaacggtggccccaaaaaccgggaccAATTTGTCCGGGATAGTTATCCGAGCGACCCCGAGCCCGTACTTACCGGGTGAAAACGCCTTGGACTGTCGTGGATGGATACGATGTGCGTTATGTTGTAGCGGTCCAGCTGCTGGTAGTCCTTCGAGTCCCGATAGTTGCCGATGTACAACCCGGGCATCACCTgcgggaaacggaaaatgatACCGCCCTTTGATCCTTCAATTTTGGTTCCCTTGTTCCCTTGCCTTGTTACCTTGTTCATGCCATTTCCCATTTTGCTGGTTCCGTATGCTGGCGGCTTAGACGGGCAACGACAAAACCATCGGATGCTACTTCACATCACGTCCAAGCAATCTCTAATAATACAAATTTTCTCCCTCGGCTTGTTGAGCACTTTAGAAGCCCCTTACGGCAATTGCAACGgacaacaatcaacaacaatttcaacaaacaacaacggtacaaacgcaacaaacggACAGTGAATCCTTTTCGGGGTGGGCCTCACGGAGCCAGCACTGGAGGATCGAGTAACAAATCTCAACTCAACGCACGGTGAACTAGGatcggaaccgatcgatccgttCGTTCACATTGTCTTCGTTCAGTAGCAGCCATCTTCGGTCGCTCAGTAGCCTCCGCGTGGTCACTGGGAGTCACACTTTAAATCGCCCGTCGCCACAGTCTATTAGGTTTTATGATGTTTGCCGAAAGTGATCCTTATGAGCCACGGTTGGGACCACATACGTTCCGCGCGTTCGACGGATCCCGTGTAACATGTAACATAATCCCTCATtggcattttgttttttcgcgcACACTTCGATCACACCAAATGCAAACACTCTGCCCCCGAAGGTGCGCTGGCCCTATTTGCTGTTCAATTTAGTTTTCTCATTTCTGGCACCCAGCACATAGCGTCCGTCTGTTGTCCTCGTGGGCTGACCATGTTTTCGACTTGTTTGTCGAATTCAATTTGGACACGATGACTGTGGGAGCTCCCGGTGCGGTTCGGTCCTTCGGCAGTAATCAACACACGGACGACGAAGCCCCACGCGGCAGCTGCTGCTTTGCTGGCGAGCGCGAGGGCAGAATCAATTTGCTTGCTACGTGGTAGCGAAGGAACGGAGTGATTGGTGCtccggtttttatgctcccaTTTGCGTGCCAAATGTCTTTATTTGTCTTGTGACGAgctatgatttgattttcctCGTCCATCGCCGTTCCGCGCGGCGTGCGTCGAGCTTGAATTAAAGtatccccgtttttttttttgagggcCCTATGTGGTCACTGGTCTGGGAGTGTGAAGTACTTTTTTTGTCACCACATCACTGATTGGGCCATTAATCGAAATAGCtcaaaccccttttttcgctcGAAGGGTTTCATTTCGTATCACTATGGCCCGTTTGACGCCATTACACTTCATCAATCTCAGTTGgcttcgttcggttcgttccaATTCTACAATGGATTCAGATTAAATAATTTAGCTTTAGCAACTTCCGTTCGAACAGAATAGTTTTAGTAATCCTCGTTCAATTTTTTCCAGTAGTActtgacaaaaaaaatcctaaaTCAATTAGATTGGTGAACGCCCTAAAACGGGCCGTGCTCAGCCCAGATGTGGCCAACTCCTGACCACGTTTCTAAACCATAGAAAAACGGTTGCCTTTCCGTTTCGGAAATAGAACCCCGTTCACTGATGGCGATAATCATGGTATggtatgatgatgatgagagaGCTAAGCTAGGATTTCGATTTTGCGTGCCCAAAATGTTCGCTGCGTGTTACATAACCGGTGTACCGTGGGGCCACCTTAACCGCACGGCGAGCCAAAAGTGCGTTTGCGGCTTCACCGTTTGGAGCTACCAAGCGCCAAGCACCGTCCCTTAATGGCTCGCTCAACAGCAATTTACGAGCTCCTGTCTGCAACAGGAGCCAACATGTCTCTCGACGTCCCAACGCGCACAcaaagctctctctctctctcgcttcacTTATCATTCACtctctgttttgtttatcatcttacatcgcatcgcagcGGAGACGCTCTTTAATATTTGACAACCGAAATACGCGCGGTCCAACAACctttcaccaacacacatgTGTCGTCGCATCGACGGTGGCGCAACACACCCCAACCCCAACCGGGTACACACCAGATGTGTCCTTTACTCTGTCAATGCACTACGGTCTCCGATCTCTCCGGCGGAAGGTGAGCGGTAGTAGTAGACTCTAGTAGTAGGATCCGCAATCGGGATTCAATTACCAGCGCGACACTCTCACGACATGGCGCAACACAACAACCAGCGATTGGCAAGCCTTCTCGTCAGCAGTTTATTCTTTTTCGCGTGTTAGTGTTTCGCTTGTTCTCTCTAGCCCCTTGGACAGAGGCCTACTCCGACTCCGCACAACAGGCTTACTGTGAGaacgttttggttttcttttttttcccacTTCTCCACTTTATTGCTCCCCGCGAACCATTTCTGTCGACCGAGACAGGGCGACGTCAAAACTTCCCCATTACCATGGTTACGGGGGTTTCGTGTCACCGTCGGGCTACTCCAATCGCCAAAAGTACTCGGTGCCCGCGTTGTGAGACGAAAGGGGGAAACTTTTTTGCACGGGTGATTTGTATCGGCAAACTTTTGCGaaaattttatgtttccttttCTGTGGTTGATATTGATCCTGGACCGTTACATGTGGTTTTTCACCCACTCGCCTATTAATAGCGGTCGGGCGGTGGCCCGCGAGCTGAGCCCATGTCCTGGAGCCCAGCAGCACTAAATAAAACTACCCGAAATCCGATGCACGACACGATAAACGCTTCACAGACACATACGTTTACGCAGGTAACATACAGCAGGAACTGCAACGAGTAGACCGCCCTCCAACGGGCACTTCcggaaagtgaaatgaattattctcacacaaaaaccaaaaccgtgCCAACCAATCGTGAACACGATCCGTTTGTGGGGCTCGTGGTGGGAACCATGTCAGTCAAAGCCGCAAAGGCAGTAAAGGCTAGTGGAAAAACTGGGACGAGCCTCCACAATCACACACAGGGCTGTCGGAAAGAGGGGATGCGATACGACCACAACGCGAACGTTACCGAACGTGGCCACGAACCGAAAGAGACTGAAAATGCCCGCCTAGGAACAAAAGCCACTCGCATTCCGGTGGGCAACTCCGGTGAGGTTGGCTCTCATTACGTCTCTTGGAGCATGATTCTCTCTCGATCCTTCTCtcgccagtcagccagccagccagcgctcTAGTACACCGGTTCACTAGTCGTCGAATGTCATCCGCTTGTAAGCGAGAAGTGACAGGAGCAAATTAGcttttctcactctcacgGCTCACTCCGGGTGCAGACCGCCTTTTTAACCATTGCACAGCTGCTCCCCGATATCAGCGTGTCTAAACGAGACGCTGGGTAATTTGCATGCACGCAGAGCAGTGATGATACCTTTCTGGCCCTTCTTTTGTTGGGTGTTCAGgtgttcatttcatttaattaacaATTGAAAAATCAGCACGTTTAACGCCGGTGTCAGAAGTATTTCTGCGCCAAAGTACGGACGGTGCGGTTATTTGGcgagcaaacacaaacagcgaCGGCGTGGAGGACCGGAATCCTTTtcgatttaattgaaaatttcaaataacGCTTCGCACCGCGATGGTTAACCACAAAGCATATTTAACCAACAAACGTTTGTGTAAACgatgtttgaaaacaaaaagacaTTTCAAATGTGTTATCCTTTAACACGCTACTGCAAGTTTTGCCATCGTACATCATACACTCTGCCGTGCCGGAATAAATTCTCAACATAAAACGCTCTTCGTTTTAACCGTCGTGCAGCATTGGACACGGGTGGTATCCCCTTACCAGTAACACTTCACTACGCGATACGCAAAGCACCACAGGCCTTTCTAGCGCGTAACAATCTCGTTTTATCTCGATCGTATTATCGGCCAACGCGACCCTCACGCGCCAGATGCGCCGTTCGGCCATTAGCTTGCATGACTGCAACCAATTATCAGCTCAGTCACCCACACCAGCTGTCCCGATTGTTTTGCATCACGACAAAGCGGGGCTCCGTCcatcatttgtttgatttaattgtCGCAAAATCGTCCTGCCCGGTCGAGTCAAGCACTGACGGCCAGGCCGTGTTGTTGGATCGATCACGTACAGGAAGACGGATTGCCATCCGCAGGAAGGGGCCGCCAATTTGTGAGATTAAAAAAatccgatggaggcgcctggtcgctcTCCGGTAGTGATTCTTCCCGAAGCGGACGCCTGGTGGCTTGTGAGCGATACGgtaaaaaacacaaaacatgtaCGCCGCTGAATTATGACACGTATCGCGTCCGTCCGAAGCCGGTAGGTTGGGAATGAATTTTTGATCCGGGTTTCGGCCACACCCCGacaaatgaaatcaattattCGCCCGAGACCGCTTGAATGCTTTCGgataaattaaacttttttcaaAGTGTTCGTCACAAAAGCAACTACCGCACGTTTCGCTGGTTGACTGCCAGAGTCCCAACAATGTAGTACAGCTGACCGGGATAAGATTGACGCACCGCTTGCTCTACATCGGTTCTCAAATAGGTTCAGCTCATGACACTCTCCAGCCGCACTTCAACCCGAGTGAAATCCCCGAGCTATTCTACGGGACATAGTGCCCTCGGGCTGCGTGAACTCCGTTCTGCTTTGGGGGCCGCTTTTCCCAGATCCGTTTTCCCCCGGAGGCGGAAGGATAAATATTTGCCCACAGAATAGTAGTAGCAACAACGCGTTGCGCGCGCCCTAAATAACCCGCATCGCCCCCAACGTTTATGGTCGGAGGATGCTAAGTGCCGGGCGAACCCGCTTCGCTGGGGCAACATGCGACCTTCATTTCCTATTAATTGCCAACCCCGCTGGCGTCCCGGGTGGCATCCCGGGTGCTCGACCACATTTAGCACACCCTCGCACGGGAAATCTCACGCGAAGCCTGGGCCATCCCAGCCATTGCTGAAATCCCGCACGGTTAGCCTGTTTGTCCTGATTGTGGCTTCTTCTTTCATCCTCATCCTCTGTTGGTGGTTTTATGAAAGAGATGTGCTTTATCTTCCCGAGCATCCCATCCGTCAACGGTGACGAGCGAGCCGGATGAATAAAAGGCGCACGTTGTTGAGCTGTGACAGTGGCCACCACTGTCGCATTCAAAAAGGAGCATCTGGTGCCCGCATCCCCAGGAGATCCCGACGGCCGGATGCTGGGCGGAGCGTTCTGTTGACACACACGGACATTAAAGGATGTCGCAGGCGAGCTCTGCTATAGCTTCACTCCCCGTGGGCAGCTACGACATGAACGCAGGCTCCACTCGGCTTCGATGTTAATGTGCATGAAAAGTGTACCTACCGACCAACCGTTCATTACCGACAGCCATCAAACTAACCggcattatttattcaaagcGCTCAAATTGGCTTCCGGTTGGGGTTTCCTGTGTTCCGGCagggcggctggctggctggctggctggcgtattacgattttactttatttttgtGCTTCTCCTGCTGACCTCCGACTGACGCCGAGGAATCCATCACGGGCCACCCGTCAAGGTcagcgtgctgctgctgctggaatcTGACATGCCACGGGCCCGACGGGCAGACAGAATGCGGGGAAGGACCAAGTTCAAACCAAGGCCGGCAATAGTCAGAGCGAGTTGTTGGTTCGGCTTTTTGTGTGGATGAAACCTTCCATCaaaatcatcaccaccatcatcatcgctgccATTCATCGTGGCAGAGCTGCCCCGAAGCCTGTCTTCTTTCTGTTGTTGACCGGAGTACGTATGTTGAGGCCGTTTCATTATTTGCAACAAGGCGGTTCCCTCGGTAATGAGACCGACCGAGCAAAAGAATTCCGGGAAAATGGTTCTCTCACAATCTTCGCACAGACGCACGGATGCATCGATTTTCTGCTCTTCCTTCGTGCGCTCTGTGTGTCACGCCAGGTGAATATTCTTCTTCCCGTTGGATCTTAGATTCGATGGTTCGTATTACTTTGTCCAGAATCCCCCGATTGCAGACTCTTGGTGTAGatgtatttaatttttccttaTATTTTAAGGTACGGAAGCCCAAATAGCTAAACATCGAactccccaaaaaaggggcagTAATTTGAGGAAGACCTTGGAAAGGGTTCCCTGGCCTCGCCCGGTATCAGATGTATTCGTGTAACGAAAGATTCAAGGTCGGTGACCTACTTTTGCGCACAAGGCCGTAGCCGGCGTGCCCGTGAAACGGTTGGCCTTGTTCGAGGACAACCGCCAACCGAGCAGGATGAAGCTCTTTCAGTGCACCTTGGCTTTAGTTCCTGCGACGGCCGCAGTGGCACTGTGTGGATGAGCTTTTCAAGCTTCCGAGCCAACCCGCATCGGGTACGGTTATGGTAAAAATTTTCGCACTGTGCGATGATAACATtcccaaacgaaacaaactaTCCACTTGGAACTTGGTAGAAAGATAATCGGATTTATTTCTGTCTATGCGCTGGAAGGAGTTTGGGCaaaaattgactaaaaagCTAACGAGAGTTACCTATTCGATCCTTCTCACGCGTTGAGATACTTTTCGCGCTGCAAACGACGCTGCTCGGCCCGTGCTTCCCGCTCGACCTGGCGCTTCGTGTTCAGCCGATCGTGGACACGCTTCATCTCGAGGATTTCCTTCATCTCCTCCTTGTCTTCGTCCTACGTGAACCGAGGCGGGACCAAAATGTTAGGCGGGCACACTTGGTTGCTAGTCCTCCACTTATCCACTTACCGACATGTTCAGCCGAAGCACCAGAGCCCGGCGTCCGTCCGACATCGGTTGACTGTAGGACATCAGATTCTTGAGTCGCTCCTTCGGTGGAACACCACGCTCGACGACCAGCACGATACGGGCCCACTGCCGTTGCCACTCGTTCTTGGTTTCCGCAATCTTTTGGTACGTGTTACCCATCATGGCGATCAACATGTTCACGAGCAAGACCGCCACGATCACCATGTATACAACAAACAGGATCTGTTGGGGAGAGAGTTGCAGCAGTACATGAATTATGCGTGCAGGGAATTGAATCGGTTCGCCCATTAACGCACCTTCGCGCAAAACTCGTGGTCCGTGTTCTCGAGCGCCCCATAGTAGTCGCCAAAGTTCGTCAACGACATCAGGAACATCGCGACAATCGACTCGATCGGTGACGGCATCGGATTGGCATCGCCGTCCTCCTCCGGTTTGTACGACAGAAACACAATGTAGTACGCCTGCGAGAAGCCCATCACGAACACCAGGTAGATGACGACGAACCGCAACAGATCACCCATCACCATGCGATAGATCATCACCACGAACGGTCCGACGGTCTTGAAACCTCTGGAATAGAACGCCAGAAAAGACTTATAGCCGAGGCAGCTACCTAACGCGCCACACCAGTGTTCGGTACCGGCAGAAGAACAGGAAGTAGGGGGCCGTTGTCAGCATGATCGCGACCGCCACATGGTCCTCGAGCTCGGTGAAGCAGAGCACTTTCAAAaacggcaccaccatcatgaTGCAacaggaaaacagaaacataacACGCGACGGTGCCGTCATCTGGGGAGTGGAAAAAAGGGCATCAATAAACGGTTCGACGGACAGCAATCGGTTCCCGGATGCGTACCAAGTTTTCAAAAAACATCTTCCGCCCCAGAAACTTTAACTCGCGCAGCGCCGACAGAAGGTACAGAAACGAGCCGATCAGAATGATGACCTCCGCCATAAAGCGCACCTTACCCTCGATACCGTCGTAGTCCATTGTGTGACACTTGGAGTTAAAAAACAGTCCCTCATCTTCGctgtccccgtcgtcgtcatcgtcgtcccgCGCCGGTGGTTCCGTGGTGCTCCCGTTGTAGACCAGCCGCCGGAGCCACTTTTgaccgccggccggttcgcCATCGAATCCGAGCGCCTCTAGGATGCTGCTCACATTTTCCACATCCCACAGGCCGGTCCGGTTCCAGCGCAAGTCTTCTTTCTTGCTCGCAGACGTCTTATTGCCAGCGGCATCgtccgcttcgtcgtcgtcgccgtcctcggtcggtggtggaccGTTACGTAGCGTAAAACCGACCAGCGACACACAGAAGTAGCAGAAAAACATGAAGAACTGGCGGTAGAACTTGTCCTTCACGAACGAGTTCCACTTGGTTTTCAGCAGGTCGATCAGCACGCCGTCGAGCAGATCGAGGTGCTCGTCCTTGTCACCGAACACGACCAAGTTCAGGGCCGAATCCTTGCTAATGTTGCCCGTCTCGACGTCGATCGTGTCGATCAGCACCAGCGGGTACGCCGCGCACGTGATGCTGCCCAGCTGCCAATAGATCTCCCGCTCGATGTTCATGATGTGGAAGAACATCTCAACACGGCCGAGTTTGGCAGCCAGCGTCAGCGGTGTTAGGTTCTGGTGGTTGCGAATGCTCAGCGACGAGCCCACCTCGTACCCCATATCGAACGTGACAATCTTCTCGTAGATCACCAGCATATGCAGCACGGTGTTGCCGTTAAAGTCCTTGTTATCCGGATCGGCTCCACGTGCCAACACCAGCCGGTAGCACTCCTCCTGGCCGAGGCACGCCGCAAACGTGAGCGGATACTCGCCCCAGTACACGTACCCGTCGTAGTTGGTCAGCTGCACCATCTGAACGACCTCCGTTTCGGGCGTATCGTAGCGGGACGCTTTCTGATCTTCCGGGCACATGAACGTCCCGCAGCACCGCTCGTTCACGTCGGAGTTGTGATCGAGCAGGTACTTCACCATCGCCGGATCCTCGTTCACGATCGCCAGATGCAGAACGCTCTCGCCGTAGTACTCGTCGCACATGTACACATCGTTGATGAGCTTCGGGTAAAACCGCAACAACCGTTTGGCCAGATCCGCGTGCAAGGATGTTGCGTTCAGGAGGCACAGATGAAGAATCGTTTCACCGACCGCTCCACGTTCCTGCAAGAATTGGAGGGTCGAATTGTGTATTGAGCAGTTTCGATAAGGTTCACTAACTCGGCGGGGAAAGGAAAATCCGATCATTACTTCTGACCATTTGCTACGCATTTTCCGCCACGACGCTTGTGGACCTGAACccacaaataaaatattccattCCACATTATCCGACCGCTGTTTCAATCCCAACTCCCCAATCCACGATCCGCGACGTTATTCCCGTTCAATCGCATGACCAACAAAAAGGGCATCCTTATTTACGTATCCCAGCTGACAACCTCTCCTGGACCCTCTATATGGATCGATTCATCGCAACCCATTACTGGGTTCCTGGTGCGCACCCACACCAACACAAACCGCGAACCGCGTGTCGGTTGTGTTTACTTCCGAACACGTGCTCAGAGGACTCGCAGAGTGCTACTTACTCAGCCAAAACAAAAGACCCAATGACCAATgaatccctctctctctctctgtctaggGCACGCGACGCCTAGACACTCGTTACGCAACCAGGCGATATACCTTGATGTTCCAGCACACTTCCCGGTAACCGGACGGGTTGAGGTAGTACTCCGCCTCGCTAACTTCCGGGCACACGGCGTCCATATCGAAGTCCTCTTCCGGGTTCTCCATCGCCCGTATCTCCGGTAGCTGCTTGTGGCGCGGACGCTCCCGGTTTCGtaacagcaccagcaccgacaccggaaTGTACTTCCCTTTGCCCTTGTTGTACAGGAACGGTTCGACCTTCGTCTTGATCGCGTGATCAATCTCCGCGTACTGCTTGTTCTGGATCGCACGCTTCATTATGTCCACCAGCAGACCGCCACCCTTCAGGTTAACGAACTTATACAGGGCCTGTGTGGACACTCCGGCCTGCTTCTTCACGCCGCTGGTCACATTACTCTCCGTATTCCCCATGGCGCCGCCCGACCACGGTCCGGTCCCGCACACGCCCGGTCACACTGCTCTCCCTTCACTTGCCTCGATGCGGCTTAATGTTCCAAAAGAGCAGAGCAATCACTTTCACCACGAAACAAtggccagtggccggtggcccaCCTCTAAACGCGCCACAACGCCGCCTGCGGAAGAATTGTTTTGCGATTGCCCATTTTGCGTACTGCGCGAACAACGTTTATCGAACAAACAACGGGGCCGCGGTGCGCGCCCCACGGCTACCGGTTCCTGCCCATTTCCGGTCGCTAGGTAACGGGTCCCATTGGAGTGGAAGGGGTCCCATTTTTCGGACAAGTATCGGAATTCCGCATGAGCTGTAAAACTcggttgaaaagaaaaaaacgcgcgATCGCACAGTGAGAAAAGAATGTtgtaataatttattatcattcTCTTTAGTGTATTATTTGTTCCTATAACTGGTTttttcgttaatttttttcgCTCGAGCTGCGTTTATCTACTTGGGTCTTACAATTGGGGTTTAAAATTTGATTCCACGCATTCCAGCGCAAGCGTCTGCGGGGGAAACTTGAAACTAGGAAACTGTCCTACGAACATACACGCTCTTCGTCATTAATTGCATTTTACACACtgcccgggccgcccggagAACTAATTTAAAACGGGCCACCGGGACTGAACTGCTGATTAGGTGGGTGACGGGACAAGTTAACGCTTAAAATTATGCTGAAAAGGCGCTGTGCTACCTGCGTTCCGTGAGCCCGAGTTTTACGTTTGTGCACTATCCCAAAAAACACCCCCCACCCGGGAATGGGATGATCTGAACGACGACGTGTGTGCTGTGATGTGTCGTGGCCATGTGAATGCGTATCCCACACAACATTCCGTTAACATTGATTAATTGGTCGATAATAGTGGGAATAAATGGGATGATAACGATCGATAAATTCCTAAATGCAGTACACACACCGCACTCGGTGCGGCGCTCTTTCACAGCAACTCCACGTAGTTGGCCGGAAAGAGACCGTACGTTCCGTCGGGTGCCAGTCCCTGCCACCAGCCCTCATCGATTTGATCTATGTGCGTGATGATGTCTTCAGGATCGAAGCTAATCTCGGAGTCGTCCGCCGCCTGATAGTCGTACAGGGCCCGTGCCCGGATCATATTGTCCTCGTCGGACAGATCGATCGTAGCATTTGGATCAAAGTACTGTCCCGAGCCAGTGGCCGGTTGTGCCGTTTCGGCCTCGGAAGTAACGTCCGGCGTGGTGGCTTCCACGGCAGTAGCAGGAACCGGAGGTGTTCCGGCACCGTTCGAGCGCTGTTCGTTCTCCAGTTCCGCCTTCAGCTCGTTGATGATGCTACGCTCCTCGAAGGACGCGGTCGGTGAGAAGGGTGCCTGCGTTAGCTCCTGGGCCACTTCCGCCTGAATGTGCGTTGGGCTGAGCTGGGCAGTGCTGTTCAGGAAGCGTGCCTTGGCGCTGCTCACCTTGCCGCTCGCCTCGACCACCTGGCGGATTTCACGATCCCGCTCGGTTTTGCTCTGATCGGATGCCTGCCGGGCGTAGCTTCGATCGGGCGAGACGGGTGTCACTTGTTCACTGGCACCCGGAGTGGAACCCGTGGCCGCTTCTCGCTTTTCGAACTCACGTTCctctcgccgtcgccgttccTGAAAGGTGGAGAGTAAACCATTTAGCCCCCGTTGCGAAGCCCTGAACGTCACGGAGCGCAGACTGGTACCTCCTCGAGCAATACTGTTTCATTAAGCTTCCGCTCGTACTCGGACTGCAGCCGGTGCTTTTCCTCTTCTTCCTCCTTGCGCCAAAACTCGTCCCGTTCCGCCGGGTTGATTTCCTTCGTCGGGTTCACGCGACTATAGTTCGTCCCGACCGGTTTTGGTGACTCTGCGAGATGGCGTACGGAATAGCAGATGTTAGTTTATTTTGTGCCAATGGAGCGTAAGGCCGCACTACGTACCGCTTGCCTGGGAGTAGTCTTTCACTTTGAAGTCGTTCACCACCACTTTCTGCAGCTTCTCGAGGATGCGCGCCTCCTcgacgtcgtcctcgttggTCGCGTGCACGGTGATGTGAGCCCCGTGAAGTATCGCCGTTACATCGCGCACATGCTTCGCACATGTTCCCTTCCGTGCGGTCGGTGCGCCTTCACCCTGCAAAGATAAACGTTTCGGTATGTTTAGTGAGTACCGAGATACCGGGCGATAGAGCACACCCGCCTCTTGGTGATGCGCAGAGATAAAGCAAACATTTACACCTGCTGATAAGCGTTACAGTTGGTGATAAGCAGACAACCGTTCCCCATGCATGCTGCCAGTTATGTTGGCCAGAAATGATTCAAATGTCCAACCCTTCGAGGCCGGATGTGGTTCCGGAACCGTGTTTTCTAACCCACCTGCCAATGGATGAACACGAACTTTACGATGCCCGTTTCGGTGTTGTCGACGCGCAGGAAGGCGTACTGTATTTTGCCCGAGTTAAGCTCGGCCGCCAGCTCCGCAATGCCGTCCTCGCCGGTTTCCTGCACCTTCAGCACGTTGCTCTGGCCCTCGTACCCGAACAGGGCCCAGTTGGTGGCGGTTTTGCGATCAACCACCGCTTTCCACGCGGCCACGATGGCTTCGTGATGTTTCTGCAAATCGATCGACATGCTCTCGGCTGACTAACTGCCACCtccgtccggtcggtcgggtgacCGTGCCTGGTTTCGGGTATCTCGAGAAGGTCTTTGATGACCCACTTTCACGCACCAACGCGCCGCTACGGCGTTGGGTGGTTGTTAAATTGATcgcttttttctgctgctccaCCCGATCAGTGCATGGCCCAACCCTGCTCTCCGGTGGGCCGGATGTGCACGGGACAAGACAATGCACAACCTGACTCTCGGCGAaatggtgacgacgacgacgattcggATCAGTAGTCAGCCTGT
Coding sequences within it:
- the LOC128278046 gene encoding drebrin-like protein, translating into MSIDLQKHHEAIVAAWKAVVDRKTATNWALFGYEGQSNVLKVQETGEDGIAELAAELNSGKIQYAFLRVDNTETGIVKFVFIHWQGEGAPTARKGTCAKHVRDVTAILHGAHITVHATNEDDVEEARILEKLQKVVVNDFKVKDYSQASESPKPVGTNYSRVNPTKEINPAERDEFWRKEEEEEKHRLQSEYERKLNETVLLEEERRRREEREFEKREAATGSTPGASEQVTPVSPDRSYARQASDQSKTERDREIRQVVEASGKVSSAKARFLNSTAQLSPTHIQAEVAQELTQAPFSPTASFEERSIINELKAELENEQRSNGAGTPPVPATAVEATTPDVTSEAETAQPATGSGQYFDPNATIDLSDEDNMIRARALYDYQAADDSEISFDPEDIITHIDQIDEGWWQGLAPDGTYGLFPANYVELL
- the LOC128278779 gene encoding transient receptor potential cation channel subfamily V member 5, with protein sequence MGNTESNVTSGVKKQAGVSTQALYKFVNLKGGGLLVDIMKRAIQNKQYAEIDHAIKTKVEPFLYNKGKGKYIPVSVLVLLRNRERPRHKQLPEIRAMENPEEDFDMDAVCPEVSEAEYYLNPSGYREVCWNIKERGAVGETILHLCLLNATSLHADLAKRLLRFYPKLINDVYMCDEYYGESVLHLAIVNEDPAMVKYLLDHNSDVNERCCGTFMCPEDQKASRYDTPETEVVQMVQLTNYDGYVYWGEYPLTFAACLGQEECYRLVLARGADPDNKDFNGNTVLHMLVIYEKIVTFDMGYEVGSSLSIRNHQNLTPLTLAAKLGRVEMFFHIMNIEREIYWQLGSITCAAYPLVLIDTIDVETGNISKDSALNLVVFGDKDEHLDLLDGVLIDLLKTKWNSFVKDKFYRQFFMFFCYFCVSLVGFTLRNGPPPTEDGDDDEADDAAGNKTSASKKEDLRWNRTGLWDVENVSSILEALGFDGEPAGGQKWLRRLVYNGSTTEPPARDDDDDDGDSEDEGLFFNSKCHTMDYDGIEGKVRFMAEVIILIGSFLYLLSALRELKFLGRKMFFENLMTAPSRVMFLFSCCIMMVVPFLKVLCFTELEDHVAVAIMLTTAPYFLFFCRGFKTVGPFVVMIYRMVMGDLLRFVVIYLVFVMGFSQAYYIVFLSYKPEEDGDANPMPSPIESIVAMFLMSLTNFGDYYGALENTDHEFCAKILFVVYMVIVAVLLVNMLIAMMGNTYQKIAETKNEWQRQWARIVLVVERGVPPKERLKNLMSYSQPMSDGRRALVLRLNMSDEDKEEMKEILEMKRVHDRLNTKRQVEREARAEQRRLQREKYLNA